DNA sequence from the Coffea eugenioides isolate CCC68of chromosome 9, Ceug_1.0, whole genome shotgun sequence genome:
TCCTCTTATACTTGTTTTCAGTAAATTTGAATTTGCCTCTACAAGTAAACTCAAAAATTCTTGTACAGAGGGATTATTAGCATGAATAAAAAACCAGAgtgagagttaacaggatgttttattgtatcaaaaatattaaagtggactagttctccatcaaattccatggaCAATGTATCCttattaatgttatttttttctGGGCTGTACTAAAAAATGGTCTACCTAATAGCAAAGGTGAAGGGTCGGGAGAATGgtcatcatccatgtcaagtacataaaagTCGGCCGAAAATACCAATTCATTAACTTTAACCAGCACATCCTCAACCAACCCATCAGGGTATGCATTTGTTCGGTCAGCTAATTGGATTATTATCTCAATTTCTTTTAATGGACCGAGGTTCAGAAAAGCATACATACATTTAAGCATTACGTTTATCGATGCTCCTAAGTCCATCAGGGTATTCCTAATCAAAGTATTACCTATCCTACATGGGACAGTAAACCTACCTGGATCCCCGTACTTCGGTGGAAACTTCCTTTGTGGAAACTTCCTTTGGAGAACTGCTAACACATTCTCCCCAACGATGACCCTTTCATCTCCCCTCAACTGTCTTCAGTTGATACATAGGTCCCTTAAAAACTTTGCATACTTCAACACTTGCTTGATGGTGTCTAACAGGGGAATATTGATCTCTGCCTTACGGAACATCCTAGGAACTCCTGTTCCTTATCCTGCTTCCTCGGTTTCTCTAACCTACTAGGAAAGGGAGACGGGTTAGTTCTAACTGTAATGACTGGATCAGGGAGTACCTTTTGATTTGTGCCATTGCTGTCCTCCTTTTCAAGCTCATTCTCGATCCTTTCCTCATCTTTGTCCTTGGGAATCGTGAGTTCGGGCCCTGAATTTCCTTCCCACTCATTAAAGTCATCGCACTTACGTTCTTCAAGTTCAATTTAGGTTGAGACGGCAATTTTTCATAAACTTGGGATTCCAGGTGATTGATTGCCACTGCCATCTGATTCATCTGATTTTGCATTACTTGTACCTGTTCCAATTGATTTCTTATATTTTGCAGTTCGGAGTCTGTCTTTTGCTGATGTTGCGCGGTGCTAGCCATCAGTTGTTTGATCATCTCCTACAAAGATGGACTAGAACTTAGTGGCGGAGGTGGTCGGGATTGGTACTGCTGCTGGTACCCTTGTTGTCTATTTGACACAAAGTTAGGCTACCTGTTCTCTCTATAGCCGAGATTAGGATGATGTCTCTAACCGGGATTATACGTATTCGAGTATGGGTCATAGGGCATTCTTGGCACGGGCGCGTGATCCTGTTCCTTATCCTGCTTCCTCGGTTTCTCTAACCTACTAGGAAAGGGAGACGGGTTAGTTCTAACTGTAATGACTGGATCAGGGAGTACCTTTTGATTTGTGCCATTGCTGTCCTCCTTTTCAAGCTCATTCTCGATCCTTTCCTCATCTTTGTCCTTGGGAATCGTGAGTTCGGGCCCTGAATTTCCTTCCCACTCATTAAAGTCATCGCACTTACGTTCTTCAAGTTCAATTTAGGTTGAGACGGCAATTTTTCATAAACTTGGGATTCCAGGTGATTGATTGCCACTGCCATCTGATTCATCTGATTTTGCATTACTTGTACCTGTTCCAATTGATTTCTTATATTTTGCAGTTCGGAGTCTGTCTTTTGCTGATGTTGCGCGGTGCTAGCCATCAGTTGTTTGATCATCTCCTACAAAGATGGACTAGAACTTAGTGGCGGAGGTGGTCGGGATTGGTACTGCTGCTGGTACCCTTGTTGTCTATTTGACACAAAGTTAGGCTACCTGTTCTCTCTATAGCCGAGATTAGGATGATGTCTCTAACCGGGATTATACGTATTCGAGTATGGGTCATAGGGCATTCTTGGCACGGGCGCGTGACTAGCCATGTTCACTTGCTCTGCACTTTGTTCTTGAATTATCGGGCACATATCTGTAGAATGATCCATGATAGTGTAAATTCCACACACCTTGGCCTGAGATGCGTTTCCTACAGCCAGTTGCCTAACAAACGAGGTTAACTCCGTCAACTGCTGCTGGATAGAAGATGTCTTTACCTCATTTACCTTGCGTATCAGGACATCCTCCCTCGTACCGAACTGTTGTGAATTCTCGGTCATTCCCTTAATTAGCTCCCATGCTGCCCAAGGGGTCTTGTTCACCAGTGCCCCTTCATTCGCAGCATCAATGATACTCCTGTCTCTGAAGATTAGTCCCTCGTAAAAATATTGTATGAGTAACTGCTCACTTATTTGGTGCTGGGGGTACTTGATGCACAACTTCTTGAATCGCTCCCAGTAGTCGTAGAGTGACTGAAAATACTTGTCTAAAAACTTTTTCTTCAActggtcccacgtggtgatactactTGGTAGTAGGTAGTACAACCAGTCTTTTGCGAAATCCTTCAAGGAAAAGgggaatgccctcatttttatttGCTCTTCTATGATACCCGGGGGTTTCTACTATTGCACACGACATCAAACTCCTGCAAATGCTTATATGGCTCTTCACCTAACAAACCATGAAAAGATGGTAAGAGATGAATTAGACCATATTTTAATTCAAATGAAGTATTATCATTAAATTTGGGAAAGTAATGCACaaaggc
Encoded proteins:
- the LOC113782266 gene encoding uncharacterized protein LOC113782266, with the protein product MRAFPFSLKDFAKDWLYYLLPSSITTWDQLKKKFLDKYFQSLYDYWERFKKLCIKYPQHQISEQLLIQYFYEGLIFRDRSIIDAANEGALVNKTPWAAWELIKGMTENSQQFGTREDVLIRKVNEVKTSSIQQQLTELTSFVRQLAVGNASQAKVCGIYTIMDHSTDMCPIIQEQSAEQVNMASHAPVPRMPYDPYSNTYNPGPELTIPKDKDEERIENELEKEDSNGTNQKVLPDPVITVRTNPSPFPSRLEKPRKQDKEQDHAPVPRMPYDPYSNTYNPGPELTIPKDKDEERIENELEKEDSNGTNQKVLPDPVITVRTNPSPFPSRLEKPRKQDKEQEFLGCSLRGDERVIVGENVLAVLQRKFPQRKFPPKYGDPGRFTVPCRIGNTLIRNTLMDLGASINVMLKCMYAFLNLGPLKEIEIIIQLADRTNAYPDGYLSDMMRPRQVVWRAHDQKDSGPHDAPESSRMESSSPKGF